tatatatatatataaccagaTTATTTGCCATAAAagtaaaacacacaataaaaattaaaaaacagaaATCCATGGCCATGCAGCTACCAACCCCATTgcctctataaaaaaaaaccacggaAATAAATGAATGCAAATGATTTGCTAAGAAGGGTCAATGTGTGCTCCTAACTTAATAAAGCTATAGCAGATATAAGCAGTTAAAGCTGTTTgttaaatgttgatattttatgAGTTTTACATGGAtgtacagaaattaaaaaaaatcactgcaaGTAAAAGCTGATATGTTCATTTTGCCAAGGAGTTCTATCTAACAATGTTTCAACTATATACAACCCTTTGTGTTTACAATAACCCTAAGTAAATTATACTAAAACCTTGCAATTGCTGTAATTGTTTGTCTCATGGAAATTAATACCACATCTCGTTCTATAGTTGAAAATATGTTTATCAAAAGAATTAAACAACTATCAATGCATATATGTGTCCTCACACTTAGTATTTATTTGAAATTACATGTATCATGTTCTAATTTTCTTTAATAACCCATAAAAGAGTTTCATCTTTTATGTCTGGGTTTTCTTTTTCAGATACTGAACCAATAGTTCTTTTTGACAAAAGTCTTCTGCTCTTTGTGGAGCATATATCTAGAAATTTGCTATCTAATTTCCTCTTGTATTCTGCGAATCTCTTTGACTGCCAGGATGGTTGATGTGTTATAAAACCATCTGCACATTCTTCATCAGATGACATGTATTTGTTTTCTAAACAAGCTCTTATATTTGCTTTCTTAGCTGCGCTGATCTCCATCTTCTCTAGAGCAGTAATCCTGCGCTTGGctttctaaaaaaagtaaaaataatcattgaaatttattttacagaTCTCCAAATCATTTGTATGGTTAAAATAGCTTTCAGCTAAAGATACTTTTTTTGTCCTGAATGTGTGCTATAATTACATCCCCCAGTAAGTGTTACACCAAAATTTTCTTCATTAAAACATTATTACCTTTTGGTAAAGTTTAAATGAAATCTGTGTACCATAacttttcaatttgaaattgaaGGTGTTATATTTACAAGACATATTAACAGACAGACAAGTATACCCAAAatgttataacttttttttataccaatatacaatatatatcacATCAATCTGGCCGATAAAATTTCGTTGATTTGTTTATACAGAAAATATCATTTCATAACTTTGAAATTAAACTAATAAGACTGTACTTGAAGATACAAAGTtagttttaaaattaacaaatatatgttttctaCCACATAGTCAAATTAACACATACAATACCATGTGGAAATATCATCAAAAATTGTTGAATAATTTTTTGTTCGAAAACTAAAAACTATTAACAAAACCAAAGGTATACAGAACAGAACATGTTTGTTAACTCTCTAAATGATCATTTTAGTGAATACCATACAGTGTGCATGAACATTTACTGTCCTATAATGCAGTAACTatttgattacataatgattgcttATGTTGTCTGTTAgtttgtttcatgaaaaatttactccacatttttaagaaaaaaaagaacattatatATGTCCTTTTAAACATACTTCTTTCTTCCTTTCATACGATGCTCTTTTCCTTTTCTCTGTCTCAAGCTTGTCTTTATGGATGGCAGTGTTTTCCTGCTTCTTTGTAAGGAAGTATCTGTTGAGAGCAtctgaaataaatcaaataatcTAGATCTTCtcgtacatattttttttattaaaacataagTTCTTTGAACATCCCATCATAGAATACCAATATATGGAATTGTATACTTTATAATAAAAGCGTTTGCAtcaggtcgatacaaggatatatagacataaaagaagtatattgactgaggtcAAAGTCCGCGGTCGATATATCTTgtctataattgttatattattaatttccacCTTGTTTTAAGATCATcagtataataaatataataagatCATTTAATTTGTTGGAATTtaatagatatcatattgtctcctggACAATAACAccctgttgtctgctctatggtcgggttgttgttgctttgacacattccttatttccattctcaattttatattacttgtttttacatttatttttttatgttttgttaaagtttgtaaatttttttaatttgaagattttttttctttaaataatcgatcatagatatatttaaaaaaaaaaacttttaacaatatcatgaaatttatttaatacaTGACGTCATGGGGGTTATTTACCATGTTAAAGGGGCACAAGCTACAAGATAActagaaaattaaataaattatttgttttgctcaatcattaatgaaatgcgAATAGTGAAATAATagttcgcttttagcagccagtatgtttcaatttgacaaaatatgctaacaaaaaacattgattatgaatgattcacttgcaagtaaataattcaacCTCACTGAATCCGTAtgcatgtgaacttcaatttaaatagattttaatatatACTCACGATTAAGGACAGTTGGGTTATCATATGTCGGATTCCAACCTTTCATAAAATTTTTGATGTGAGATGTCATACCATCATTTACGGCATCACAAActctaaaaacaaaatgaatataaataaaaagttattgtTAGTTTGAAACAAAGCTTTAAAGATGAAAACTGTAAAACTTGTTAACGAGAACATTAAAATGATGTGATTAAGGTATCAATCATACGCATTACAGTAAAACATTATGTACTGTTTCGAAAAGTATAGTACATTTTAATAGGGATTACTTGAATTTAAGTATAGCTCAGTATTACCGAGTACAtgagaaaattataaaaccaaaTAATCAGaatacatttttagaaaaaatcaaccccccccccccctccttgaagttaaatggtcattCCCTTACAATCAAGTAATAGCTTTGCTTATTGTTATAGGCCATACAGTGAATTAAAACTTCCTTCATTTCAtcatgttttattccactgcagGTGGGTAATTATCCCATAATAAATCTTCGCAGTTGTACGTGTACATATGAAagtataaggcagcaaccatttgattttctgggggcgggggctatggatttttttctggacaaacatttttgtttgcctgcggcgaaaaacaatctatttttatcacgacaagttgaaaacaaattttttctttcaattttagctttacatatagtggcagctgaggattaaacaaacaatttttttttcttaggatcaaaaataaattattttttttctccaaaaactggaaacaaacttgtttttccaaaaaaacccatagcccccccctCACCAGAAAATCAATAGTTGCTGCCTAAATGTCTAAATAAAATGCTGTAATACCTTTTACCATCATCAAAGATCCATGTCAAGCCTTTGTCTTTTCCATTCTTAAAACCTTGTCGCACAGCATTCTGCAGAAATATCAAAAGTGTGAATTAAAAGTAATGAgaccaaaaataataaaaataaataatcacacatatatatgtatatatataggttTGGTAAATTGCATATTTCATTATATGTACATAAAAGCAAGTTGAAAATGCTGTTTAAAAATTATTATGGAAccttttagaaataaaaagcaaTCATTTGTGAAATTTAGCATGATGACATATGCTGTAGTCATGGTAGTGTTTAACTGATAATTttgaactttataattcttatggcattttgaaatttataattcCTTTGTCATTTTGAACTTTATAATTCTTTTGGCATTTTCATAATCGTCCTCAGTTAAAATATACCTTAACAGCAGGAGGTACAATAACTGTTTGATCAACCTTCTGGGATACTCCTACAGTTTCCCTCTCTTttagttttatcaaaatttcattctGTCTTTCGTAAATCTTTATGAGTAAATCTCTTGTACCtgaaatgttcaacaaaataagttttaattattacatatttcacaaaaataataatttgcaggttctttaatatattaaataaacaattcaaGTGTACATGTTTGTGTCTGTTTTCCCTTTTACACTCTTGTTTTCTTGTTATCCTTTGCCtactattattatattattattgaaaGTTGATAGATATACTAATTTCATTAAGAGAAATCTAAAGAACTATGTATTTACATTTAGTTATGTGTGTACACTGTGGAAATTTATCAAACAGATTTTTCTTACTCATAGAATGTACTGATGGAGTTGTTGTATTCTCATCTTGTAGTTGAGAACTTTGGTGCAGAGGTGTACTAGTGTTAGCTCTACTGTAGCTTGTGTTGTTAGGTGTCCTAGAGTTCCTGTTAGAAATAGGTGTTCTTTGTTCTGTTCTATTTGAAATAGCTATTGGCGTTCTTATTTCAGCAGGCACTGGTGAAACTGAGATATCTCTTGCATCTATCTAAATggtaaaaaacacattttctatatatatagtataaaaatatataaacattcaaactccgtcagaggcggatttagggggagggggCCTGCACCCCCTTTTGGGAAACAAATTGGTTgcttaaatagggaatcactgaagtgtgactggagcaggcccccacttatgaaaattctgAATTATGAATAATGTTATCGGCATGGCCAAATATAACGTAAATAATGTAAAAATGGCAAGATAAAATCAAATTCTGTTTCAAcctaagaatttttttttttgggggggggggtctgagTTTTTTCCTAGGCCAGTGATCAAGTataataaggcagcaaccattttattttccggggggggggggggggggggctatggttttttttggaaaataaagaatttgtttccaggttttggtgaaaaaaaataatttgttttggaccctgagataaaaaaaaaattgtttgtttcaccctcagctaccactatatgtaatgctaaaattgaaagtaaaaaaatgttttcggtttgtcgctaaaaaaaacccagattgtTCTTCACTGAAggcggaaaaaaaaaacatagcccctgCCCCCCTGTGTTTCTTCCTCAAAAGATTGAAcggattgtatatatatatttcatcctATTTTTATGAAGGCTTGTATTCATGTTTTCTTAACTGGTCTTTTGGTTTTTGATTAAACTGTTTGATTATCTCccatttcatgtaaaaaaaaaatggcggaCTATTTGAGTATTTCATTTCCCTGGAATTATATTTGGCCGTTTTAGTTTTGGATAACGATTTATTTAGAATAATACCTGGTGTCTTGAATCACTTTCATCGTCAGAATCCACACGAGTTGTTTGGTCGATATCATAGTCGTCGTCTTCTAGATGGCGGACAAGTTCATCGGCAGTCAATCTCAATCTTTTCATACTTGAAGACCTTGAGCTGGTTGCTTGAATTTCGTCGTCTGATATGTCCGATTCTTCACTAGACATGATAATACTACGGAAATGGAACGTTGATATTAGTTATAGACTATAGCTAGAATACTGCGACTTGAAGATTGAATGGCGATGTTCTCGTTGACCGATGCCGTTCTTTGAAAGAAGCGCGAAGACTGAGAAAAGATAAGAAAATACAGCTGCCGATTGGATGTAAGTTGCTGATGTACTTATATGGAATCCGGCACATGCTCAAAGACAAAGCGGCTTTATTATGCTGATCTGATTTGAAATCAACTATGCAAGAAGATTTTGAACATGTATGTAATTGTTAATTGTATTAATATTTGTAGCTACATCAGTACATGCCTGTACAGTaataatttcaagtttttaaaaagtttaaggTTCATTTAATATCCCCAGGTTTGTATGTATGTAGTAGCATCATGGTAAACTGTCATGTAATGAGATccaaaaggattttttttatagattgtcATGATTGTTGTGATGGCACAGTGATGCTatagctattatttgtgtttCTGAATTTTAGTtctaaagaatatttatttttaaatattttgtactaGTTATAGGGTGCTTAACTTTTCTTAAGGGGGcatgctccagtcatgcttcataATCAACTAAAAATGCCATTAAAAATTCTGAACATGAATTttcaatcaattaaaaacaaaaaacaggaccTACTAGAAATCATTGATACTGTCAAACCAGATATCATACTAGGTACCGAAACATGGTTAGAACCAAACACCTCTTCTTATGAGTACTTTCCATCAGATTTATATAATGTGTATCGCAATGACAGGGCACCAAGTACCAACAACCAAAGCTATGGGGGTGTACTTATAGCAATTACAAAAGAATTCATAAGTTCAGAGGTAAAAGAACTAGAAACTGAATGTGAAGTAGTCTGGGCAGAAATCAATATTGCTGGCTCAAAAAACATCTTAATATCATCCTATTACAGACCACCATCTGATACAGGTTTGTCACTAGAGCAACTCCATCAATCTCTAAATCGTATCAATAGTCAATCAAATGCAACTATTATTGTGGGGGGTGATTTTAACTTGGGACATATTGATTGGTCAACATCAAGCACAATACCAGGCAAACCTGACATACAACTTCACCAAAATCTCTTAGATATAATGAATGACACAAACCTACATCAAGTTGTCAATACACCAACAAGAAATGATCGCATACTAGATCTAATAATGATTAATAACCCAACATACATCAACAAAGTAACCACACTACCACCAATAGGTTCAAGCGACCATGATATTGTCTATGCCGAAGCAGACATCTGGCTTAAGAGAATAAGAGAAACCCCACAAAAAGTATACAAGTATAACAAAGCCAACTGGGACGAAATTAAACTTGACATAAGTACCATCTACAAATCAATCATTGACAACTATGATTCTCTTAACACCAATGAGCTATGGGAACTATTTAAAACCAAACTCATCAGCTCTGTCGAAAAACACATTCCATCAAAAATCCTACGAAACAAACATCGATTACCGTGGATATCTGATAAATTAAGACGACAAAttaacaagaaaaacaaactttACAAAAAGCGAAAAAACAGCGAATACACGGAGAAATATAAAAAGATGAAAGCTCAGGtacaaaaagatcaaaggaaagcCTACTGGGAATATATTGAAAAACTTATATGTGATCTTCCAATTAATGAACCAGACATTCAAATACAAAATCAGAGCAAACCTAAGAAACTCTTTCAATACATCAAGTCAATAAGAACTGACAAATCTGGTATCTCTGCACTAAAGAAAGACGGCAACATCATTACAGACGCCACAGAGAAAGCAAATCTCTTAAACGAACAATTTCAATCTGTATTTACCCCAGTTACAGATGACCCAATACCAAACAAAGGCATCAGTTCACATCCTAATATCAGCGAATTACATATAACACCAAATGGGATCGAAAAACTCTTAAATAAGATCAACCCACATAAAGCCACCGGCCCAGATAACATCAGTGGCCGCTTACTGAAAGAAATGAAGACAGAAATTGCACCAATACTATGCTTAATATTTAACAAATCATACAACACTGGTATTACACCTAACGACTGGAAACACGCTAGAGTCGCACCAGCATATAAAAAAGGGGATAAGCATAAACCGGTCAATTATAGACCTATTTCATTAACTTGTATTTGCTGCAAGTTAATGGAACACATAGTAACATCACACATTAtgaaacatctcgaatcaaataACAtcttgtacgaccttcaacatggCTTTCGGCACTCTCGTTCTTGTGAGACACAACTTCTCTCCTTCATTCAAGAACTTCAATCCACAAACAATTCAAATACACAAACAGACCTTGTAATAATGGACTTTGCGAAAGCCTTTGATAAAGTTCCGCATCGTCACTTACTATACAAATTACACTATTTTGGCATTAATGGAAACACTTTAAATTGGATCTCTGCATTTCTCTCTGATCGAACCCAGACAGTTGTTCTGGATGGAAGATCATCAAGCACAGTCCCAGTCACCTCTGGGGTTCCTCAAGGTACTGTCTTAGGTCCTGTCTTATTCTTGGCGTATATCAACGACCTTCCAGACTACCTTACACATAGCAAACTAAGACTATTTGCTGATGACAGTATCTTATACATGCCAGTTAAATCCCAGAGTGACTGCCTAAAACTGCAAGCTGACCTCGACGCAGCTGCAAAATGGGAAGAGGACTGGCTGATGGCCTTCCACCCAGACAAGTGTAATGTTCTCTCTGTAACAACTAAACGTCAACCTTTAAAACATAATTACACTCTCCACAATCATATACTAGAATCTGTTACATCTGCTAAGTACTTAGGTATCACATTACAATCAAACCTTAAATGGGACAAACACATAGATGACAATATATCAAAGGCCAACAAAACTCTCGGCTTCCTTCGAAGAAATCTGAAAACATCAAACCAAAACATCAAGAGCCAGGCATACCAAGCACTTGTCCGTCCCAAACTCGAATACTCTTGCTCAGTTTGGGACCCCCACACTTCAGAATCTATTTCAAAGATAGAGATGGTCCAAAGGCGAGCTGCTCGGTATGCCTGCAACAGGTATCATAATACTAGTAGTGTATCAAACATGCTGAACACACTAAACTGGCCTATTTTGACACAACGCAGACTGCGTGCACGACTGGTTATGATGTACAAGATCACACATCAACCTGTTGCTATACCATCTAGCACAATTCTCATTCCATCAGACTCAAGAACCAGAAAACATCATTCTCACACCTTCAGACATATTTATACATCAAAAGACTCGTACAGATTTTCATTCTTCCCATACACAATAACTCAATGGAATCTTTTACCAACCACAGTAGTAAATACACAGACAGTCGACTCTTTCAGAGATCAGCTAACATATGCTGTTCTCTCcactattatttaaaaaaaattcatctcatgtacatagttttaaatCACTACATCTGTTCTTTGCACTGTTTGTAAAtataacttaattttaataaataggCCACGTATGCACCAGTTATTAATCATCTTTATTCAGATGGAAAACTGGAAAacttaaagaagaagaagaagaagaactaaatttttcccacaaaagggggccCAGGCTCAACctatgatttggaataaattgtatataactggaatttcaaaattaaatataaatatatttttgtggcTATAACATCATGATACAatgattatggtatcctgtatcaatgaagaaaatatggaaatttccaaataaattgtactaattggtttcaaaacaagcacatatttaggagttttataaaactgttacatttaagattgattttaagaaaaagtatactgttcagatcattttaagcagattttgcaataaaataaaactgaaaaaatgcttttggtttcttatggtttcctgtcgcgtttaaaaaaacctttaatttaacattgaaaatagattttaaatattaaagtcataagaaacctcaaataaaaaaaataatgcatatgtttttttataacttaatggatagttttcattattaaacttatgtacatatacttttttctgaagaaaattctttaatttattcatatttagaagaagtttacttcattttaattgcttccttccagcaagctattcccccgacatattttccgtatgcaaagtgacctcagtgtgacccatctcgtaaaaatccggtgatcacaatacacatggatgtccttaaaataaactattatctgaatttacatgttaaacacgtgctctctttccatgcttttttgtttattatttgttgattgttgacaaacaggtgaccaccgttaaacttcggcttcaaaacacgaactttaattacctgccatattttcacaacaacactgaccgattgaaaaataaatgacgattatacgaaatttacacgaaaaaaataataaattcgtgcacagaagactaaatTTATTGTGTTAGTATGCAttagttcaagaattggaagaacattatttttcaccggtcactcgtttcttatgactttaacatgaagcaagtatcACTAGTAATGGTGtacatttatatcttttgaaatatattgtgcaaaataaagaaaataaagattggtttcctgcttggtttcctgtcacgtaaacggtgaatcaaaacgtattaattttttctcaaaaaactcaattgttccattcatactattctaacaccaacacaacccacagaataaaacttaaagttttagaacttataaaaaggatacaaaaagaaaccaaaggcggaataccaaattatggtccatatacaatgtacatatgttgaaatgattgaatttatttttatgatgAACCTCCAGAAAATTTGTCTGTTTAAAATTCATTCTTATATTTGTACGTGCATGCTGATTTTAATTCATGCTGGGGTTTATGAATGCATGGAATACTGGGCAACgatagattttatatttatgaaatgcATTACTTTCATTTCAGAATGCTTGGAGGAATAATAGTTATTGAAAGAAGTGGTATTGATGGAGCCAAGTTTCCTTTAACCGTTAGAAACTGTTTGCTTGGAAGGTAGGTGAGAATATAAAAATctttattaaattaatttgtatgtcCCTTGGGCCCTGGTCATGCTGATGTAAGCTTTAAGCTGACAAGATCAattaattcaaacatatttatatgtatatgaaaGAGAATGATAATCCCTTTCTTCATGAATAAGTAGGAGCATTAGTTATCATAAAGAGAGGGATTATCATTCTCTTACAATCTTTGAATATTGTAAAGTGCTCAAGGCTTGAATGACCCCTTGGTCAATgtaaattaaatgttaattattgATGCATGACTTCATTTCTAAGCATTTCATTTATAAGTTAGTTTTAGTGATGTAACTTGTAAGGATTGCTTTTTAATTTgggaaacattaaaaaaaaaaaagtgttatagACATTAGGTGACACAAGAGTTTAAAGTAGTTGTTTCCTGATTGTgagtatgaaaaaaaatattcatgaaatcTGTTGGGGGAAGCATAGAAATTATGGGTAGGTAAAAGTTAGAAACAGAACTTTATTGTTTGATTAAATGATCATTCATCTTAAATCATCaagcaatttaaaaaagaaaaacaagataaGGTTTATTAATTAAGGCATGTTCAACTGGGAGCATAtatgcattttcttttatatgaatataaatattttttataacttgtCATGGACAAGCATGACTTAATTACATGTAGATATATCTTTGTTTGCAGAGACAAAGATTGTGACATAATTATCAATCATACAAATGTGTCCAACAAACATTGCGGAATTTGGATCTTAGATAATGGAGAGGTAATTAttgaatcatatatatataagttttgatatacataatatatcataCATGTTCTTGCTGAATATATAATGCCAAACTAGTTTTAGTTTCAATGTTATGCATGCTATTAAAGTCCAAACTAAATAGTTTAGCTGAAGTCAATtactagaaaaaagtaaaatataaaaaaaataactctaaggaaaattcatatcggaaagtctcttatcaaaagACAAtatcagaagctcaaacacagcaaaagaattgaaaaaaatgtcgtatttctgactttgtacataGCATGCATCCTGTCAAAATATATCAtcccattgtttttttttatttaacaataaaaaagcctgtaattcagtggttattgtttgtttatgtgttacatatttttttttcgttcattttttttacttaaataaggccgttagttttctcgtttaaatagttttacattgtcttatcagggccttttatagctgactatgcggtatgggctttgctcattgttgaaggttatgcagtgacctatagttgttaatgtttgtgtcattttggttttttgtggatagttgtctcattggcaatcataccacatcttcttttttatatatattgtgttcAGATTTTGAGACTTGACCCATATAAAtttgtacataataaatatttaaacataagACTGCAGTCTTATAATTTGAAGATTATCAAATTGGAAATCATGaaagaaggaaaataaaaaagatattttgtaaatttttcatcaTCAGAAATGCCAGCTCATAATTAGGAACaatcatgtttaatattaaatAGATATGAATTaatactacatacatgtatatatgtacttCCTGACCAGATGATTGGATATTTCAAAACACACATAGTTCTCAACTATAGGCCACTTAAATGACTTTCATTGTAcacacttcatatatatatgcatgttatATTCATATTGCACTGGACACTTGGTGAAAAAGATCATGATGATAAATGACatcttttttgtttaaatgagAGACTACAGAATACTGCTTGTGATACTTGAGTTTTGAAATTTAACCTCatttaatacattgtatatgaacATGTGAAAAAGAAACTATATGTCGCAATGACACAAAAAACACCTTTAAAAAATGAAAGGTCACCATATGGTCTTCAATATAGAAAGAAAAAGCTACACCACTGTGAATACATACACATGATATAGGGCTGacgtaaaacaaaaaaatcagctgAGAAAAAAAGACATACTGACATGTACATGAATGACCAATATATATTCCATGTATTgatttcatattttgtgaagGAAAGAATTATCACacttaaaatatgttttcttttgtataattttgtAGGCAAAGATTACAAATTTCAGTACAGATTATCCTCTGAAAGTAAACAATCAAGTAATTACAAAACCTGGGAAGCTCAATCATGGAGATGTGTTTACTATAGTAGATAGATCCTTTCGTTTTGAGCATTGTAAAACAGCAACATGTTATCCTGACCAGAAGTCAAAATGCAAGAAACATTGTCCTGAAATCACAGTAAGCCATAAAAACTACCAAACTAGCCAGAACTTTTTTTACACATATATAGCATGCGCCTCTCTCTCCATTGAATTTTTATGCCTCCGATGAAGTGGAGAGGCCAGGAGGTTTTAACCTTGTCCATCTGTACGTTttgcccctttataaatgaaaCTTACAAAATGTTTCTCAattagcctcaaccaaatgttatcaaatttatacaaaatgattattaccacaaaacacagatcaagataGAAGTTTGGCACTTTAATTGGTTTAGAGTAATGCCCCTTTATAGAAATGTAAATAGAGAAATTGCAAAATCTTTAGTTTCCGTACTCTTTTATCCTTTTTTTCACAATCAAATATTATCAAAcatatacataatgcttatttccacaaaatacagatctaaTTTTGGTGGCGTTCACTTTAACCATTCTTTAGGTTTGCCCCTTAATGATGAATGTTGTATGCTTGGCAGCAACCAGGGGCTTCATCAGTGTCTATGGGGACACTTTCTCATTTTTTATTAAGTCATGCAAAACAAAGTTGAGATACtgaggattcattattatttcttggataccaattttcgtgggtttcgtggatACACTCtctctttttaaaagaaaacacaacAAGATTAAAGACACCAATTGAGAAGTTTTTatgtgatcatcaacggaagtcataatccttattttatacacaccca
Above is a window of Mytilus galloprovincialis chromosome 7, xbMytGall1.hap1.1, whole genome shotgun sequence DNA encoding:
- the LOC143083518 gene encoding uncharacterized protein LOC143083518, with translation MKKNIHEICWGKHRNYGDKDCDIIINHTNVSNKHCGIWILDNGEAKITNFSTDYPLKVNNQVITKPGKLNHGDVFTIVDRSFRFEHCKTATCYPDQKSKCKKHCPEITERTKISKEKVKAKSRKRRREKRQRYKETCAQNKLQQELANSITETEIVTEETPVPCKIRKQSNNFYEDLKKDPLFSNMVQYRRGHRLAANLLKKNSVLNLSLHSHN
- the LOC143084248 gene encoding uncharacterized protein LOC143084248, translated to MSSEESDISDDEIQATSSRSSSMKRLRLTADELVRHLEDDDYDIDQTTRVDSDDESDSRHQIDARDISVSPVPAEIRTPIAISNRTEQRTPISNRNSRTPNNTSYSRANTSTPLHQSSQLQDENTTTPSVHSMSTRDLLIKIYERQNEILIKLKERETVGVSQKVDQTVIVPPAVKNAVRQGFKNGKDKGLTWIFDDGKRVCDAVNDGMTSHIKNFMKGWNPTYDNPTVLNHALNRYFLTKKQENTAIHKDKLETEKRKRASYERKKEKAKRRITALEKMEISAAKKANIRACLENKYMSSDEECADGFITHQPSWQSKRFAEYKRKLDSKFLDICSTKSRRLLSKRTIGSVSEKENPDIKDETLLWVIKEN